One Aegilops tauschii subsp. strangulata cultivar AL8/78 chromosome 7, Aet v6.0, whole genome shotgun sequence genomic window carries:
- the LOC141026629 gene encoding F-box/FBD/LRR-repeat protein At5g22660-like — protein sequence MAGGCVDRLSSLPNDLLRRILHFAPLKEAASTTALSRRWREPLWLSSGAVNLETGVVEKKKHRRQQGHEQDNAHARFFSGSDDMVSAATGALDAATVPVTRLTLITWYPVSDHYEVVSSYKDMVEVVLSNRATRRVEELLLAAKDPSGSPYDRWVFNCTVTLDSLQLVALRILELTNCSGVLVYHTEAVLPRLSSLRLSHCTQQLGSLQRVIDAVPSLAAVRLEYVFITHEEAIEATWRHFRCPATTVLVLDSCKWEVTIGHRHGWFFKKTVDRLKIDAMRLRRFSYKGPLRSYSFSPQPLEFEQVDLEFFEQGYRVKDPNRDLETFWKFTRNFTGTKEMRLSVNHLEDIAVLSEARQIELLPAFGRLERLEFQGAHWTKDKTAAVTTILNLLHCCPVLITLRINLTAMYEEEDASNKQGGHKQKGTTRKEILMAAMVGPRYLFQCLQSSLRRVDLQFQLEKKDCLGVKLIKTFAENAMFLKEILIDSGDEKLCEHMKPRIAKWNSSRKELGATSFVLLPLKR from the coding sequence ATGGCCGGCGGTTGCGTGGACCGCCTGTCCTCGCTCCCCAACGACCTCCTCCGCCGCATCCTCCACTTCGCCCCACTCAAGGAGGCAGCCTCCACCACCGCGCTCTCCCGCCGTTGGCGAGAGCCGCTCTGGCTCTCCTCGGGCGCCGTAAACCTCGAGACGGGCGTCGTCGAGAAAAAGAAACACCGCCGACAACAAGGGCACGAGCAAGACAACGCCCACGCCCGCTTCTTCTCCGGGAGCGACGACATGGTCTCCGCGGCCACGGGAGCGCTCGACGCCGCCACCGTTCCCGTCACAAGGCTCACTTTAATCACCTGGTACCCTGTCAGCGACCATTACGAGGTCGTGTCATCCTACAAAGACATGGTCGAGGTCGTGCTCTCCAACCGGGCGACGCGCCGCGTCGAGGAGCTCCTGCTCGCCGCCAAAGATCCTTCCGGCAGCCCCTATGATCGGTGGGTATTCAATTGCACAGTCACCCTCGACTCGCTGCAGTTGGTGGCACTGCGGATCCTAGAACTCACCAACTGCAGTGGAGTACTAGTCTACCACACGGAGGCCGTGCTCCCACGGCTCTCCTCCCTAAGGCTGAGCCATTGCACCCAGCAACTAGGATCCCTCCAACGCGTTATTGACGCGGTGCCGTCGCTCGCTGCCGTCCGACTCGAGTATGTCTTCATAACACACGAGGAAGCCATAGAAGCCACATGGCGCCACTTCCGATGTCCTGCAACCACCGTGCTTGTGCTTGACAGTTGCAAGTGGGAGGTGACAATAGGGCATAGACACGGCTGGTTCTTCAAGAAGACCGTCGATCGATTGAAGATCGACGCGATGAGGCTGCGCCGATTTAGCTACAAGGGGCCACTCCGCTCCTACTCATTCAGTCCACAGCCCCTCGAGTTTGAACAAGTGGATCTGGAATTTTTCGAGCAAGGCTACAGGGTAAAGGATCCAAACCGTGACTTAGAAACCTTCTGGAAATTCACTCGGAACTTCACTGGTACCAAGGAGATGAGGCTGAGTGTGAACCACCTCGAGGATATCGCCGTCCTCAGCGAGGCAAGGCAGATCGAGCTCCTGCCGGCGTTCGGTCGCCTCGAGCGTCTCGAATTTCAAGGAGCACATTGGACCAAAGACAAGACTGCAGCAGTGACGACCATCTTGAACCTGCTCCACTGCTGTCCTGTGCTCATTACCCTCCGAATCAACCTCACCGCAATGTACGAGGAGGAGGATGCGTCGAATAAACAAGGGGGACACAAACAGAAAGGAACTACCCGGAAGGAAATTCTTATGGCTGCCATGGTAGGTCCACGCTACTTATTCCAATGCCTGCAGAGCTCCCTGAGGAGAGTGGACTTACAGTTCCAGCTAGAGAAGAAGGACTGTCTTGGTGTCAAGCTGATAAAAACTTTCGCCGAGAATGCGATGTTTCTTAAAGAAATACTTATTGACAGTGGAGACGAAAAGTTGTGTGAGCACATGAAGCCCAGGATTGCAAAGTGGAACTCGAGCAGGAAAGAGTTAGGGGCCACAAGTTTCGTGCTCTTACCTCTTAAGAGGTGA